A stretch of Canis lupus familiaris isolate Mischka breed German Shepherd chromosome 11, alternate assembly UU_Cfam_GSD_1.0, whole genome shotgun sequence DNA encodes these proteins:
- the PIGO gene encoding GPI ethanolamine phosphate transferase 3 isoform X2, with translation MQKISVLLFLAWVSFLFYAGIALFTSGFLLTRLELTNHSSCHEPPGPGSLPWGSQGKPGACWMASRFSRLVLVLVDALRFDFAQPQPSHGPGEPPVSLPFLGKLNSLQRILEIQPHHARLYQSKADPPTTTMQRLKALTTGSLPTFIDAGSNFASYAIVEDNLIKQLTNAGRHVVFMGDDTWKDLFPGAFSQAFFFPSFNVRDLHTVDNGILEHLYPTMDGGEWDVLIAHFLGVDHCGHKYGPHHPEMAKKLSQMDQVIQGLVERLENDTLLVVIGDHGMTITGDHGGDSDLEISAALFLYSPKALFPRVPPKEPEIVPQISLVPTLALLLGLPIPFGNIGEVMAELFAEAEDSQPHSSALAQASALHLNAQQVSRFLHTYSAAAQNLQVKELHQLQNLFSKASADYQRLLQSPQGAEAALQTVITELQQFLRGVRAMCIESWARFSLGRMAGGAALLAAACFLCLLVSQWATYPGFHPLLLTPMACGLASTIVCAGLLATTGLKLDPVVLGAMAAVGSLLPFLWKAWAGWGSKRPLAALFPIPGPVLLFLLIRFAAFFSDSFVVAEARATPFLLGSLILLLVAQLHWEGKLLPPKLLTIPRLCFSASAGQPRHSGTHALGLGVGLLLCIRLAGLFHRCPEETPACHSSPWLSPLASMVGGRAKNLWYGACVGALVALLAAVRLWLCRYSNLKSPEPSVLFVRWGLPLMVLGTAAYWALASGADEAPPRLRALVAGASVVLPRAVAGLAASGLMLLLWRPVTVLVKATTGTPRTRTVLTPFSGPPTSQADLDYVVPQIYRHMQEEFRGRLERTKSQGPLTVAAYQLGSVYSAAMVTALTLLAFPLLLLHAERISLVFLLLFLQSFLLLHLLAAGIPITTPGPFTVPWQAVSAWALMATQTFYSLGHQPVFPAIHWHAAFVGFPEGHGSSTWLPALLVGANTFASHLLFAVGCPLLLLWPFLCESQGARKRWQPLGNEAEARVRPEEEEEPRMEMRLRDAPHHFNAALLQLGLKYLFVLGIQILACALAASILRRHLMVWKVFAPKFIFEAMGFIVSSVGLFLGIALVMRVDGAVSSWFRQLILAQQR, from the exons ATGCAGAAGATCTCGGTGCTGCTCTTCCTGGCCTGGGTCAGCTTCCTCTTCTACGCCGGCATTGCCCTCTTCACCAGTGGCTTCCTGCTCACTCGTTTGGAACTCACCAACCATAGCAGCTGCCAcgagcccccaggccctgggtccCTGCCATGGGGGAGCCAAGGGAAGCCTGGGGCCTGCTGGATGGCTTCTAGATTCTCTCGGCTTGTGTTGGTGCTGGTAGATGCTCTGCGATTTGACTTTGCGCAGCCCCAGCCCTCACACGGTCCTGGAGAgcctcctgtctctctgcctttcctgggCAAACTGAACTCCTTGCAAAGAATCCTGGAGATTCAGCCCCACCATGCCAGGCTCTACCAATCTAAGGCTGATCCCCCCACTACCACCATGCAGCGCCTCAAGGCCCTCACCACAGGCTCACTGCCTACCTTTATCGATGCTGGCAGTAACTTTGCCAGCTATGCCATAGTGGAAGACAATCTCATTAAACAGCTCACCAATGCAG GAAGGCACGTGGTCTTCATGGGAGATGATACCTGGAAAGATCTTTTTCCTGGAGCTTTCTCCCAAGCTTTCTTCTTCCCATCCTTCAATGTCAGAGACCTGCACACCGTGGACAATGGCATCCTGGAACATCTCTATCCAACCA TGGACGGTGGTGAATGGGATGTACTGATTGCTCATTTCCTGGGTGTGGATCACTGTGGCCACAAGTATGGCCCTCACCACCCTGAAATGGCCAAGAAGCTTAGCCAGATGGACCAGGTGATCCA GGGACTTGTGGAGCGTCTGGAGAATGACACACTATTGGTCGTGATTGGGGACCACGGGATGACCATAACTGGGGACCACGGAGGGGACAGTGACCTGGAGATCTCAGCTGCACTTTTTCTGTATAGTCCCAAAGCCCTCTTCCCCCGTGTCCCGCCAAAG GAGCCGGAGATAGTTCCTCAAATCAGCCTTGTGCCTACGCTGGCCCTGTTGCTGGGCCTGCCCATTCCATTTGGAAACATTGGGGAAGTGATGGCTGAGCTGTTCGCAGAGGCTGAAGACTCTCAGCCTCACTCCTCTGCTCTGGCCCAAGCCTCAGCTCTCCATCTGAATGCCCAGCAG GTATCCCGGTTTCTTCACACCTACTCAGCTGCTGCTCAGAACCTTCAAGTGAAGGAGCTTCATCAGCTTCAGAACCTTTTCTCCAAGGCCTCTGCTGACTACCAGCGACTTCTCCAGAGTCCCCAGGGGGCTGAGGCAGCACTACAGACTGTGATCACTGAGCTGCAGCAGTTCCTGCGGGGAGTTCGGGCTATGTGCATTGAGTCTTGGGCTCGTTTCTCTCTGGGTCGCATGGCCGGGGGTGCCGCTCTCCTGGCTGCTGCCTGCTTTCTTTGTCTGCTGGTATCCCAGTGGGCAACATACCCAGGCTTCCACCCCCTCCTCCTAACACCCATGGCCTGTGGTCTGGCTAGTACCATAGTGTGTGCTGGACTCCTGGCAACTACTGGGCTGAAGCTGGATCCAGTGGTTCTAGGGGCCATGGCTGCAGTGGGCTCACTCCTGCCTTTTCTGTGGAAAGCCTGGGCTGGCTGGGGGTCCAAGAGGCCCCTGGCAGCCCTGTTTCCCATCCCTGGGCCCGTCCTGTTATTCCTGCTCATTCGTTTTGCTGCTTTCTTCTCTGATAGCTTTGTTGTAGCTGAGGCCAGGGCCACCCCCTTCCTTTTGGGCTCACTCATCTTGCTCCTGGTTGCCCAACTTCACTGGGAGGGCAAGCTGCTGCCACCTAAGCTTCTCACAATACCCCGCCTTTGCTTTTCAGCCTCGGCAGGCCAGCCACGGCACAGTGGCACACATGCCTTAGGACTTGGAGTTGGGTTGCTTTTATGTATAAGGCTAGCTGGGCTTTTTCATCGCTGCCCTGAAGAGACACCTGCTTGCCATTCCTCTCCCTGGCTGAGTCCCTTGGCATCCATGGTGGGTGGTCGAGCCAAGAATTTGTGGTATGGGGCTTGTGTGGGGGCTTTGGTAGCCCTATTAGCTGCTGTGCGCCTGTGGCTTTGCCGCTATAGCAATCTCAAGAGTCCTGAGCCCTCTGTGCTGTTTGTGCGCTGGGGGCTGCCCCTCATGGTACTGGGCACTGCTGCCTACTGGGCACTGGCATCAGGGGCAGATGAAGCGCCCCCACGTCTCCGGGCCTTGGTTGCTGGGGCATCAGTTGTGCTACCTAGGGCTGTGGCAGGCTTGGCCGCTTCGGGGCTCATGCTGCTGCTCTGGAGGCCTGTGACAGTGCTAGTGAAGGCTACGACGGGTACTCCCAGGACCAGGACTGTCCTTACTCCCTTCTCAGGCCCCCCCACTTCTCAGGCTGACCTGGATTATGTGGTTCCTCAAATCTACCGACATATGCAGGAGGAGTTCCGGGGCCGTCTAGAGAGGACCAAATCCCAAGGTCCCCTGACTGTGGCAGCCTATCAGTTGGGGAGTGTCTACTCAGCTGCTATGGTCACGGCTCTCACCCTCTTGGCCTTCCCGCTTCTACTATTGCATGCAGAGCGCATTAGCCTTGTGttcctgcttctgtttcttcagaGCTTCCTGCTCCTGCATCTGCTTGCTGCTGGGATACCCATCACCACCCCTG gtccttTTACTGTTCCGTGGCAGGCAGTCTCTGCTTGGGCCCTCATGGCCACACAGACCTTCTACTCCTTGGGCCATCAGCCTGTCTTTCCGGCCATTCATTGGCACGCAGCCTTCGTGGGATTCCCAGAGGGTCATGGGTCCTCCACCTGGCTGCCTGCTCTGCTGGTGGGAGCCAACACCTTTGCCTCCCATCTCCTCTTTGCAG TAGGTTGCCCTTTGCTTCTGCTCTGGCCCTTCCTCTGTGAGAGTCAAGGGGCCCGGAAGAGGTGGCAACCCCTAGGGAATGAAGCTGAAGCCAGAGTCaggcctgaggaggaggaggagccacgGATGGAGATGCGGCTCCGGGATGCACCTCATCACTTCAATGCAGCGCTGCTACAGCTGGGCCTCAAGTACCTCTTTGTCCTTGGTATTCAG ATTCTGGCCTGTGCCTTGGCAGCCTCCATCCTCCGCAGGCATCTCATGGTCTGGAAAGTGTTTGCCCCCAA GTTCATTTTTGAAGCCATGGGCTTTATTGTGAGCAGCGTGGGACTTTTCCTGGGCATAGCTTTGGTGATGCGAGTGGATGGTGCCGTGAGCTCCTGGTTCAGACAGCTAATTCTGGCCCAGCAGAGGTAG
- the PIGO gene encoding GPI ethanolamine phosphate transferase 3 isoform X1: MNSLPATSRMQKISVLLFLAWVSFLFYAGIALFTSGFLLTRLELTNHSSCHEPPGPGSLPWGSQGKPGACWMASRFSRLVLVLVDALRFDFAQPQPSHGPGEPPVSLPFLGKLNSLQRILEIQPHHARLYQSKADPPTTTMQRLKALTTGSLPTFIDAGSNFASYAIVEDNLIKQLTNAGRHVVFMGDDTWKDLFPGAFSQAFFFPSFNVRDLHTVDNGILEHLYPTMDGGEWDVLIAHFLGVDHCGHKYGPHHPEMAKKLSQMDQVIQGLVERLENDTLLVVIGDHGMTITGDHGGDSDLEISAALFLYSPKALFPRVPPKEPEIVPQISLVPTLALLLGLPIPFGNIGEVMAELFAEAEDSQPHSSALAQASALHLNAQQVSRFLHTYSAAAQNLQVKELHQLQNLFSKASADYQRLLQSPQGAEAALQTVITELQQFLRGVRAMCIESWARFSLGRMAGGAALLAAACFLCLLVSQWATYPGFHPLLLTPMACGLASTIVCAGLLATTGLKLDPVVLGAMAAVGSLLPFLWKAWAGWGSKRPLAALFPIPGPVLLFLLIRFAAFFSDSFVVAEARATPFLLGSLILLLVAQLHWEGKLLPPKLLTIPRLCFSASAGQPRHSGTHALGLGVGLLLCIRLAGLFHRCPEETPACHSSPWLSPLASMVGGRAKNLWYGACVGALVALLAAVRLWLCRYSNLKSPEPSVLFVRWGLPLMVLGTAAYWALASGADEAPPRLRALVAGASVVLPRAVAGLAASGLMLLLWRPVTVLVKATTGTPRTRTVLTPFSGPPTSQADLDYVVPQIYRHMQEEFRGRLERTKSQGPLTVAAYQLGSVYSAAMVTALTLLAFPLLLLHAERISLVFLLLFLQSFLLLHLLAAGIPITTPGPFTVPWQAVSAWALMATQTFYSLGHQPVFPAIHWHAAFVGFPEGHGSSTWLPALLVGANTFASHLLFAVGCPLLLLWPFLCESQGARKRWQPLGNEAEARVRPEEEEEPRMEMRLRDAPHHFNAALLQLGLKYLFVLGIQILACALAASILRRHLMVWKVFAPKFIFEAMGFIVSSVGLFLGIALVMRVDGAVSSWFRQLILAQQR; this comes from the exons ATGAATTCCCTCCCTGCTACCAGTAGGATGCAGAAGATCTCGGTGCTGCTCTTCCTGGCCTGGGTCAGCTTCCTCTTCTACGCCGGCATTGCCCTCTTCACCAGTGGCTTCCTGCTCACTCGTTTGGAACTCACCAACCATAGCAGCTGCCAcgagcccccaggccctgggtccCTGCCATGGGGGAGCCAAGGGAAGCCTGGGGCCTGCTGGATGGCTTCTAGATTCTCTCGGCTTGTGTTGGTGCTGGTAGATGCTCTGCGATTTGACTTTGCGCAGCCCCAGCCCTCACACGGTCCTGGAGAgcctcctgtctctctgcctttcctgggCAAACTGAACTCCTTGCAAAGAATCCTGGAGATTCAGCCCCACCATGCCAGGCTCTACCAATCTAAGGCTGATCCCCCCACTACCACCATGCAGCGCCTCAAGGCCCTCACCACAGGCTCACTGCCTACCTTTATCGATGCTGGCAGTAACTTTGCCAGCTATGCCATAGTGGAAGACAATCTCATTAAACAGCTCACCAATGCAG GAAGGCACGTGGTCTTCATGGGAGATGATACCTGGAAAGATCTTTTTCCTGGAGCTTTCTCCCAAGCTTTCTTCTTCCCATCCTTCAATGTCAGAGACCTGCACACCGTGGACAATGGCATCCTGGAACATCTCTATCCAACCA TGGACGGTGGTGAATGGGATGTACTGATTGCTCATTTCCTGGGTGTGGATCACTGTGGCCACAAGTATGGCCCTCACCACCCTGAAATGGCCAAGAAGCTTAGCCAGATGGACCAGGTGATCCA GGGACTTGTGGAGCGTCTGGAGAATGACACACTATTGGTCGTGATTGGGGACCACGGGATGACCATAACTGGGGACCACGGAGGGGACAGTGACCTGGAGATCTCAGCTGCACTTTTTCTGTATAGTCCCAAAGCCCTCTTCCCCCGTGTCCCGCCAAAG GAGCCGGAGATAGTTCCTCAAATCAGCCTTGTGCCTACGCTGGCCCTGTTGCTGGGCCTGCCCATTCCATTTGGAAACATTGGGGAAGTGATGGCTGAGCTGTTCGCAGAGGCTGAAGACTCTCAGCCTCACTCCTCTGCTCTGGCCCAAGCCTCAGCTCTCCATCTGAATGCCCAGCAG GTATCCCGGTTTCTTCACACCTACTCAGCTGCTGCTCAGAACCTTCAAGTGAAGGAGCTTCATCAGCTTCAGAACCTTTTCTCCAAGGCCTCTGCTGACTACCAGCGACTTCTCCAGAGTCCCCAGGGGGCTGAGGCAGCACTACAGACTGTGATCACTGAGCTGCAGCAGTTCCTGCGGGGAGTTCGGGCTATGTGCATTGAGTCTTGGGCTCGTTTCTCTCTGGGTCGCATGGCCGGGGGTGCCGCTCTCCTGGCTGCTGCCTGCTTTCTTTGTCTGCTGGTATCCCAGTGGGCAACATACCCAGGCTTCCACCCCCTCCTCCTAACACCCATGGCCTGTGGTCTGGCTAGTACCATAGTGTGTGCTGGACTCCTGGCAACTACTGGGCTGAAGCTGGATCCAGTGGTTCTAGGGGCCATGGCTGCAGTGGGCTCACTCCTGCCTTTTCTGTGGAAAGCCTGGGCTGGCTGGGGGTCCAAGAGGCCCCTGGCAGCCCTGTTTCCCATCCCTGGGCCCGTCCTGTTATTCCTGCTCATTCGTTTTGCTGCTTTCTTCTCTGATAGCTTTGTTGTAGCTGAGGCCAGGGCCACCCCCTTCCTTTTGGGCTCACTCATCTTGCTCCTGGTTGCCCAACTTCACTGGGAGGGCAAGCTGCTGCCACCTAAGCTTCTCACAATACCCCGCCTTTGCTTTTCAGCCTCGGCAGGCCAGCCACGGCACAGTGGCACACATGCCTTAGGACTTGGAGTTGGGTTGCTTTTATGTATAAGGCTAGCTGGGCTTTTTCATCGCTGCCCTGAAGAGACACCTGCTTGCCATTCCTCTCCCTGGCTGAGTCCCTTGGCATCCATGGTGGGTGGTCGAGCCAAGAATTTGTGGTATGGGGCTTGTGTGGGGGCTTTGGTAGCCCTATTAGCTGCTGTGCGCCTGTGGCTTTGCCGCTATAGCAATCTCAAGAGTCCTGAGCCCTCTGTGCTGTTTGTGCGCTGGGGGCTGCCCCTCATGGTACTGGGCACTGCTGCCTACTGGGCACTGGCATCAGGGGCAGATGAAGCGCCCCCACGTCTCCGGGCCTTGGTTGCTGGGGCATCAGTTGTGCTACCTAGGGCTGTGGCAGGCTTGGCCGCTTCGGGGCTCATGCTGCTGCTCTGGAGGCCTGTGACAGTGCTAGTGAAGGCTACGACGGGTACTCCCAGGACCAGGACTGTCCTTACTCCCTTCTCAGGCCCCCCCACTTCTCAGGCTGACCTGGATTATGTGGTTCCTCAAATCTACCGACATATGCAGGAGGAGTTCCGGGGCCGTCTAGAGAGGACCAAATCCCAAGGTCCCCTGACTGTGGCAGCCTATCAGTTGGGGAGTGTCTACTCAGCTGCTATGGTCACGGCTCTCACCCTCTTGGCCTTCCCGCTTCTACTATTGCATGCAGAGCGCATTAGCCTTGTGttcctgcttctgtttcttcagaGCTTCCTGCTCCTGCATCTGCTTGCTGCTGGGATACCCATCACCACCCCTG gtccttTTACTGTTCCGTGGCAGGCAGTCTCTGCTTGGGCCCTCATGGCCACACAGACCTTCTACTCCTTGGGCCATCAGCCTGTCTTTCCGGCCATTCATTGGCACGCAGCCTTCGTGGGATTCCCAGAGGGTCATGGGTCCTCCACCTGGCTGCCTGCTCTGCTGGTGGGAGCCAACACCTTTGCCTCCCATCTCCTCTTTGCAG TAGGTTGCCCTTTGCTTCTGCTCTGGCCCTTCCTCTGTGAGAGTCAAGGGGCCCGGAAGAGGTGGCAACCCCTAGGGAATGAAGCTGAAGCCAGAGTCaggcctgaggaggaggaggagccacgGATGGAGATGCGGCTCCGGGATGCACCTCATCACTTCAATGCAGCGCTGCTACAGCTGGGCCTCAAGTACCTCTTTGTCCTTGGTATTCAG ATTCTGGCCTGTGCCTTGGCAGCCTCCATCCTCCGCAGGCATCTCATGGTCTGGAAAGTGTTTGCCCCCAA GTTCATTTTTGAAGCCATGGGCTTTATTGTGAGCAGCGTGGGACTTTTCCTGGGCATAGCTTTGGTGATGCGAGTGGATGGTGCCGTGAGCTCCTGGTTCAGACAGCTAATTCTGGCCCAGCAGAGGTAG
- the PIGO gene encoding GPI ethanolamine phosphate transferase 3 isoform X5, with the protein MNSLPATSRMQKISVLLFLAWVSFLFYAGIALFTSGFLLTRLELTNHSSCHEPPGPGSLPWGSQGKPGACWMASRFSRLVLVLVDALRFDFAQPQPSHGPGEPPVSLPFLGKLNSLQRILEIQPHHARLYQSKADPPTTTMQRLKALTTGSLPTFIDAGSNFASYAIVEDNLIKQLTNAGRHVVFMGDDTWKDLFPGAFSQAFFFPSFNVRDLHTVDNGILEHLYPTMDGGEWDVLIAHFLGVDHCGHKYGPHHPEMAKKLSQMDQVIQGLVERLENDTLLVVIGDHGMTITGDHGGDSDLEISAALFLYSPKALFPRVPPKEPEIVPQISLVPTLALLLGLPIPFGNIGEVMAELFAEAEDSQPHSSALAQASALHLNAQQVSRFLHTYSAAAQNLQVKELHQLQNLFSKASADYQRLLQSPQGAEAALQTVITELQQFLRGVRAMCIESWARFSLGRMAGGAALLAAACFLCLLVSQWATYPGFHPLLLTPMACGLASTIVCAGLLATTGLKLDPVVLGAMAAVGSLLPFLWKAWAGWGSKRPLAALFPIPGPVLLFLLIRFAAFFSDSFVVAEARATPFLLGSLILLLVAQLHWEGKLLPPKLLTIPRLCFSASAGQPRHSGTHALGLGVGLLLCIRLAGLFHRCPEETPACHSSPWLSPLASMSFLLLHLLAAGIPITTPGPFTVPWQAVSAWALMATQTFYSLGHQPVFPAIHWHAAFVGFPEGHGSSTWLPALLVGANTFASHLLFAVGCPLLLLWPFLCESQGARKRWQPLGNEAEARVRPEEEEEPRMEMRLRDAPHHFNAALLQLGLKYLFVLGIQILACALAASILRRHLMVWKVFAPKFIFEAMGFIVSSVGLFLGIALVMRVDGAVSSWFRQLILAQQR; encoded by the exons ATGAATTCCCTCCCTGCTACCAGTAGGATGCAGAAGATCTCGGTGCTGCTCTTCCTGGCCTGGGTCAGCTTCCTCTTCTACGCCGGCATTGCCCTCTTCACCAGTGGCTTCCTGCTCACTCGTTTGGAACTCACCAACCATAGCAGCTGCCAcgagcccccaggccctgggtccCTGCCATGGGGGAGCCAAGGGAAGCCTGGGGCCTGCTGGATGGCTTCTAGATTCTCTCGGCTTGTGTTGGTGCTGGTAGATGCTCTGCGATTTGACTTTGCGCAGCCCCAGCCCTCACACGGTCCTGGAGAgcctcctgtctctctgcctttcctgggCAAACTGAACTCCTTGCAAAGAATCCTGGAGATTCAGCCCCACCATGCCAGGCTCTACCAATCTAAGGCTGATCCCCCCACTACCACCATGCAGCGCCTCAAGGCCCTCACCACAGGCTCACTGCCTACCTTTATCGATGCTGGCAGTAACTTTGCCAGCTATGCCATAGTGGAAGACAATCTCATTAAACAGCTCACCAATGCAG GAAGGCACGTGGTCTTCATGGGAGATGATACCTGGAAAGATCTTTTTCCTGGAGCTTTCTCCCAAGCTTTCTTCTTCCCATCCTTCAATGTCAGAGACCTGCACACCGTGGACAATGGCATCCTGGAACATCTCTATCCAACCA TGGACGGTGGTGAATGGGATGTACTGATTGCTCATTTCCTGGGTGTGGATCACTGTGGCCACAAGTATGGCCCTCACCACCCTGAAATGGCCAAGAAGCTTAGCCAGATGGACCAGGTGATCCA GGGACTTGTGGAGCGTCTGGAGAATGACACACTATTGGTCGTGATTGGGGACCACGGGATGACCATAACTGGGGACCACGGAGGGGACAGTGACCTGGAGATCTCAGCTGCACTTTTTCTGTATAGTCCCAAAGCCCTCTTCCCCCGTGTCCCGCCAAAG GAGCCGGAGATAGTTCCTCAAATCAGCCTTGTGCCTACGCTGGCCCTGTTGCTGGGCCTGCCCATTCCATTTGGAAACATTGGGGAAGTGATGGCTGAGCTGTTCGCAGAGGCTGAAGACTCTCAGCCTCACTCCTCTGCTCTGGCCCAAGCCTCAGCTCTCCATCTGAATGCCCAGCAG GTATCCCGGTTTCTTCACACCTACTCAGCTGCTGCTCAGAACCTTCAAGTGAAGGAGCTTCATCAGCTTCAGAACCTTTTCTCCAAGGCCTCTGCTGACTACCAGCGACTTCTCCAGAGTCCCCAGGGGGCTGAGGCAGCACTACAGACTGTGATCACTGAGCTGCAGCAGTTCCTGCGGGGAGTTCGGGCTATGTGCATTGAGTCTTGGGCTCGTTTCTCTCTGGGTCGCATGGCCGGGGGTGCCGCTCTCCTGGCTGCTGCCTGCTTTCTTTGTCTGCTGGTATCCCAGTGGGCAACATACCCAGGCTTCCACCCCCTCCTCCTAACACCCATGGCCTGTGGTCTGGCTAGTACCATAGTGTGTGCTGGACTCCTGGCAACTACTGGGCTGAAGCTGGATCCAGTGGTTCTAGGGGCCATGGCTGCAGTGGGCTCACTCCTGCCTTTTCTGTGGAAAGCCTGGGCTGGCTGGGGGTCCAAGAGGCCCCTGGCAGCCCTGTTTCCCATCCCTGGGCCCGTCCTGTTATTCCTGCTCATTCGTTTTGCTGCTTTCTTCTCTGATAGCTTTGTTGTAGCTGAGGCCAGGGCCACCCCCTTCCTTTTGGGCTCACTCATCTTGCTCCTGGTTGCCCAACTTCACTGGGAGGGCAAGCTGCTGCCACCTAAGCTTCTCACAATACCCCGCCTTTGCTTTTCAGCCTCGGCAGGCCAGCCACGGCACAGTGGCACACATGCCTTAGGACTTGGAGTTGGGTTGCTTTTATGTATAAGGCTAGCTGGGCTTTTTCATCGCTGCCCTGAAGAGACACCTGCTTGCCATTCCTCTCCCTGGCTGAGTCCCTTGGCATCCATG aGCTTCCTGCTCCTGCATCTGCTTGCTGCTGGGATACCCATCACCACCCCTG gtccttTTACTGTTCCGTGGCAGGCAGTCTCTGCTTGGGCCCTCATGGCCACACAGACCTTCTACTCCTTGGGCCATCAGCCTGTCTTTCCGGCCATTCATTGGCACGCAGCCTTCGTGGGATTCCCAGAGGGTCATGGGTCCTCCACCTGGCTGCCTGCTCTGCTGGTGGGAGCCAACACCTTTGCCTCCCATCTCCTCTTTGCAG TAGGTTGCCCTTTGCTTCTGCTCTGGCCCTTCCTCTGTGAGAGTCAAGGGGCCCGGAAGAGGTGGCAACCCCTAGGGAATGAAGCTGAAGCCAGAGTCaggcctgaggaggaggaggagccacgGATGGAGATGCGGCTCCGGGATGCACCTCATCACTTCAATGCAGCGCTGCTACAGCTGGGCCTCAAGTACCTCTTTGTCCTTGGTATTCAG ATTCTGGCCTGTGCCTTGGCAGCCTCCATCCTCCGCAGGCATCTCATGGTCTGGAAAGTGTTTGCCCCCAA GTTCATTTTTGAAGCCATGGGCTTTATTGTGAGCAGCGTGGGACTTTTCCTGGGCATAGCTTTGGTGATGCGAGTGGATGGTGCCGTGAGCTCCTGGTTCAGACAGCTAATTCTGGCCCAGCAGAGGTAG